CAATAAGTTGGGCCTCAAAGAAACAAACATGTATTACACATTCTACTATGGAGGCTGAGTTTGTAGCTTTATCAGCTGCAGGTAAAGAAGCGGAATGGTTAAGAAATTTGTTATATGATATAAAGCTGTGGCCACAGCAGACGACAGCCATTTCAATCTTCTGTGATAGTGAATCAACCATGTCTCGAGCATATAATAAGAAAGTCTAGACATATAAGTTTGAGACATGAATTTGTGAGGCAACTAATAGATGATGGTGTAAttaccatcacttatgtaagaTCTCAAGAAAATTTAGCAGACCCTTTGACTAAAGGTTTGTCAAGGGATAAAATCAAAGAAACTGCTGCTAAAATGGGATTAAAACCTATTATTGCTAAATGATGGGAACCCAACCTTATTCTAGTAAACCACTAGTTTCAAGGTTTAATGGGTAATAACAAGTTATTTAGCAATTGGAGCACTAAGGTATAGGATTTAGTGCTATTTACAATAAATTAGGAGGGTGAGTTAAAACTCTTAATGGAATGATAATATTATCTATCAAAAGATTCCACCTATATGAATATAAAAGTGGTGCCGCTCTAATCGAGAATTTTAGAGGTTTTATTCTCGTAAATATTCATGAAACCAGGATGAGCACAAGGCCATATAAGTGCTTAAAATTGTAAACTCTTGAACTTGGAGGGTATAAGTAATGTGTGTGATTTTTGGTACTAGCATATGGAGTATAGGTTTAATCGATTAGACACCTATTACTTCGTTAGAACTTTAAAATTTACACTAAAAGAATGTTTAATCTTAGTGACACATTCTTTATGCATATACTTGTATgacatttaaattttgtaaatagtGGGGGATTGAAGGGTatttacaaatttgattaattaatattattaatattattaatattattattaatattattaatattaataaacggTTACTAACCATTTTGTACCATTTGGTTGAAGGGACACAACCTTTTAAGGATTGTGTATGTTTAAAACATTATGTCTATTGGCTAAAGGGACACAACTCTTTAAGAGTTGTATATGTTCAAAACATTGTATCTATTGGCAATAGAAATGACACAACCATTTGTATACGTAACTAATCATAATTGCTACGtgcaatatgtataaataagtcCTTGTCCACTATTTCATACATAAAGTACTAAGTGTACAATTTACACTACTATTAAGAGATTTTCTTTGTTCAAGagagttgagaatttcttactattgctaattaagaaattcttagATTTCATTGTATCCTGGGAGAGTATTGTCATCAACCCTAtagcaactaagtgtggggacaAATATCTCTCTAAAGAAAGCGATCTAATCGTGCCTTGAAACCACTACACAAATATAAGATTTTGTCATCTTCTCATACAATATACACAACACGTCTTGCGTTAGTGGGAACCTCGTAGGTTCCGATTTCTCTGGTGGGTGCAGTCAGTATCTTTGACTTGCATAGAGTCGTGTTTGGGTAGTGTAGTCTGTTTGAGGATAACGGTTTAGAAGATAACGTTGGCCTTATGATTATTGACATGTGCTGTTTGTTTGTTTCCGCTATTTGAGGTTGGTTTGTAACTAAGTTTGTTCGCCGATTATTATGGGGTACACGTCAATAGGCAAAGCGATGATCTGATGGATTTCTTTTCTACGGATTCATATTTTATAGAAATACTAGAAATGTAGATTGATCTTCTCgtgtttaaaaattaattttaagaaatgATTATATTCGAGCTTGGAATAAGAAGAAAttatttgtaaaatctgaataATCTTGTTATTACCATCccttgtttaattttttcaattaactttCTATAATTGAATCAGCTTGATCTAGGTAAATGGAAACCATGAGACTGTGAATGTGGAAGGTGATTTTAGATATGTTGATTCTGGGGCATTTGATGAGTGAATGATTTCTTGGAATATATCAATGATCCACAGCATCACTGGGAAGAAACTTTTACTGATTGGATTGATGTGTCGGAAAAGTGGAAAGAAGAACGAACAATGTCCTATAGTGAAGGTATCATAAATGCTTCTCTTTAATGTGTGCCTCTTGTTTTCACCATTGCATAATTTGTGCCCTCGGAGCATAAGTTAATCTTTCAAACTACATTATTCGAATTTCAAAATAGATTGTATTCTAAACCTAACATGATGATATATCTTGCATATAATATGATCACATGTAGTCCTGGTTCccttttatttatattgaatttgattGCAATATAATAAAGTTCTAGCAAATACTTTTGATGAAGCATGAAGGACCCTAAACTTGACTATGGTATGTCCTTTTTGAGGTTATTTCCCAACTAAAAGTTTCTTTTGATCAATAGCTAAAGATGGGAAGCtcagtaattttttttactatatcCTTATTGTATCTGGGATCATATGGACATCATTGGAAACTTTTTAAGGTCAATGACTGGGTGTTCTGTCATGGTGGCCTTCTTCATCACCATGGTAATGGTAGGTTTTGTTAACTTGTGCTCGAAGTCATACCCAACTACTAACTACTATAACAACATCCACAGCTGCTTTAAAATTTTCCAACCTTTTGTAATTCCATGTACCTGATAACATTTTCTTTATCGTTCTcttcccactttcattttcaATAGTTAAATACGGCATAGAGAGGATGAACAAAGAAGTATCTGAGTGGATGAGAGGCTTGAGACAGAATGACAATACTGCCAATATCCCTTTCATTGCCACCAGAGGCTATGACAGTGTTGCTTGGAATCATCTATATTCAAGGGATGCACCAGATTTGGTGGACTATCAGGATAAACAGGTAGATTTTTCTAACTAATAGGAAGATCCTATGTATGGTAAATAGAAATGTTATCCCCACCTACATTCCTTTGAAACTGTAAAGACTTCATGCAGTGGTAGGCTCTTTAAACCTACCattgtatttttctgttctaTAATTTCCTGTTCCAGTATAATTCCTTAACTGTGGAAGGGGTGATTTCACACTAATTCATTCCTACCCCAGCTCTTCTAgttctattgttttcttttttttttttttggtaccAGTTGTTACACTATCCTATCAAATATTTGTGATTTCAATGTGATTGCTTAAcaactttcattatttatattttgacaTAATTGCAGTCAGTTGATTAACAAAATTCTGTTTCAACCTGAATTGGACTGTCATAGACAGTTTGAAACTAAACGGTATGATCTTCAGGTTGTTCCGTTCTCGAGGAGACTTTGCAAGCAGTTGGTGCCAAGGCAATGGTGGTAGGGCATACTCCTCAAACTATAGGTGTGAATTGGTAAGTCAGGATTACTTCATATGCATGATACAAAATCACTCCATCTCGTCCCGCTTTTCAGATGAGccactaattttttatatttttgtcctGCTTGTATTTATCTTCTACATAAAATGCACATCTTTGTGGTGTGCTGTGGAGAAATTGCTGCTATTCATTGTTATAATTTCTCTGCTTCCTACAGTAAATACAATTGCAGCATATGGCGTGTAGATGTTGGAATGTCCAGTGGAGTTCTTAATTCAAGACCAGTGGTAAAAAACTTGTAGGGCTTATACACAATGACCTTGTTTATGAGACATAATTAACAATATAGCATTTCTGTTTGGAGAGTAATAGAATTATAATTACTTTGTTATTTACTAAATATTATGAGAAAAGTTATGTGCTTCTTGGTATTTCCCATAGACTTCACCCACTTTCCATTAATCATTACTTCCAGCAGTGAAAGTAGCTCGATTTCTACCATATAAACCATGAAAAGTGAGTGAATTTAATGTAACGTTTCAATCTTGCTGTTAGCTATTAGTGAAGTCCAACAATGGCAAGTTTATCCAATGCACATTGTTGTTAGCTGTTTGCTTCACCTTGTGAATTCTATAACTAGGACAATTCAAAAATGTTGTCCCATGCCATATAATTTATTagatatcaaattttcaatgcCTTGTGAAAGTTTATTTGTGTGAAATCATTTGATAGgaatataactaatttttttctttcttttttacaaTTTGGTTAGgaatcctcattatcatccaAATAAAACAGTTCATTATCATATATTGCATTTATGTTTTTTGcacaaaatataaatgaaattcTTTGCTCTCATTGTCTGTCCGAGTatcccaaaaaaaaatcattcagtGAATTTCACACTCTGGTTTTCCACTTTTCCTAGTTGATAAATGGTGAAGAgaataaattaccatttgtatcCATGAAAGATATAGACGCTAATAAATGTACccatataagaataaaacgacAATTGTAACTATAGAAGATGGCTTATGTGTGCCAAAAGTACCCTAACAAACCAATTGCATAACCAACGTCCGGCTACTTTTGGCACACAAAGGCCATCTTCCGTGGTTACAATTgtcattttattcttatatagGTACATTTGttttatatcttttatgagtacaaataataatttattcatgGTGAAGATAACTGAATAGCATTCACAAAATACCATTCCCCTCTTACCCCGATTTACATATACATGAGCTAGATCTTCGTATTCTTTGTTGACTACTTTAACACCTTTTTAGATTAGGTGtagttttaattataaaactaaaaCTCTTCTATTTTGAGATTGATTTAGGTGTCAATATATACTCAATactctcttaaaaaaaaattataagtacaAACAACACAACGTTCAACGTTCACTTAATCCCTAACatatattcatgagacaaaggTAGTTAAAATCGTTAAGTCTAAGTAAACCTCTAGAGCTCTCAGACTTGACTAGCAAAGTATTCTACATTAGTGTTTTAACCGATAAATCTATGAAGGAAAATCTGAGACTAAAAAAGTTTACACGTCAAATTTCGTGAAAATTATGGCTTGGAAGAGATAATACTTAGATTCTCACTTTCTCAAGTCAAGCCTACCCATCTTTTGAAACCCAGTGCTGCTTCTCTTTTTTTGAGTTGGGATTCTGTCTGAATCTTCGGAGCCTTACCTTTGTAAAGAGTTTTGTGATATTTCAAGAATAGCATTCGGTATTTGTACTTGTCAACAAACATATTCTCTTTTTCCATCATCGTCACAACTTCATTGGCTCGAGCAAAGAATCCACCCCTCACAAAAGTATAAAGCACAGAATCGAGAAGTTCCTGATCAAACTTCATTGAGATTGCGGAAGCAAGAGATTTCATCTCACCCCACAGCTCTGTCACTTCATGATACTTCCCTCCAACAGCAGCATACCCAGTCACCATAGAATGGAAAGTTTGTGCATTCGGTGTGTGGCCTAAGAttctcatcttcttcagagCCTTCTCTGCATCTTGCATTAGTCTCTTCTTGCAAAAAAAATGGATTACATTATTCCAGTCATGAACTCCATAATCCACCCTCTGTCCTTCCTTGATTTCCTGCAACAGCCCTTTCATTAGGGCGGCTTCATCGCTCTTTGTACCAGGTTTAGCCAGCATGCTAGAGTCTAGTTGATTAACTTTCGGAATCCTAGCCTCTTTCATCTCTTTAAAAAGTTGGAGCGCTCCATGTGTATCTTGCTGGATCACCTTAGATTGAATCATTGCCTCATAACAACTTGAGTCAAGCTGGATACCGACCTTCTTAGCGTCTCTCAAAAGTGACGTGACATCCACAACCCTGTTTGCTCGACAATATGCTTTCAAAAGAGAGGCATATACAGATGAACCGGTTTTGACTCCAGCTAGACGCATCTCATCAAGAAGGTCATGTGCTTGATCCAACCATCCAAGTGAAATGCATGAACTGATGACATGAACCAAGGCTGAACTATCATTGGAAAACGGGGAATCTTCCCTTTCTGCTTTGAGGAGAAACACTGCCAAATCCTTGGTCTTGCCAGCCTCTAGAAAAGCTTTAACTAATTTCACATAAATCATTTCAGTTGGTTGAAGTATACCATGGACGGTTGTAATCAAGTCAATTTGCACCTGCAACTTAGCTAGTAAAGAATCAAGAATAGCCTTTGACTCTGCTTCGAGTTTTAAGAAATTTCGATCTCTAGAAAACTCCTCATAGCATAAGACATCATTGCATGATTGCTTGTTATTTTCAAAACTATCCAACTCCCCGTTGCTTCTCAAACTCTGGGGAGAAGCAAGTCCAGGAGAATATTTATTATCAATTATAGCAGCATCAACCATAAATTTGGCAGTTGCAAGAgaattccttgcttccttagCCTTCCTAAGCATTTCCAAAACCATGTTTGATGCGGATTCTAGATCCCCAAGTTTCAAATGGCACGTGAGCaaacaattataaaattgtCGAAACTGAAC
This sequence is a window from Arachis duranensis cultivar V14167 chromosome 2, aradu.V14167.gnm2.J7QH, whole genome shotgun sequence. Protein-coding genes within it:
- the LOC107474967 gene encoding pentatricopeptide repeat-containing protein At1g03100, mitochondrial codes for the protein MLTVRKLKIGPDITYAFIIANCHHSVAQIFNSSCYKPIVKSISSYLSNSRSQARLLRFENKVTLQGLCFSSVLETILVQARDPAKVSLEIQNAIAGNQLGYSWKLFEQHMQMEGFPRKSVFNQLVTGYVDGLDMQWLERAYELVDRAIEEGKQILLEKGVLIYLSFGLAKVGLPVLASTILRKMIDMELFPPVNAWSAVLAHISQTADGSYLAAELILEIGYLFQNNRVDPRKKSNAPLIAMKPNATAFNIALAGCLLFETSRKAEQLLDLMPRIGAKADANLLIIMAHVYERNGRREELKKLQRHIEEAPNLTDVQFRQFYNCLLTCHLKLGDLESASNMVLEMLRKAKEARNSLATAKFMVDAAIIDNKYSPGLASPQSLRSNGELDSFENNKQSCNDVLCYEEFSRDRNFLKLEAESKAILDSLLAKLQVQIDLITTVHGILQPTEMIYVKLVKAFLEAGKTKDLAVFLLKAEREDSPFSNDSSALVHVISSCISLGWLDQAHDLLDEMRLAGVKTGSSVYASLLKAYCRANRVVDVTSLLRDAKKVGIQLDSSCYEAMIQSKVIQQDTHGALQLFKEMKEARIPKVNQLDSSMLAKPGTKSDEAALMKGLLQEIKEGQRVDYGVHDWNNVIHFFCKKRLMQDAEKALKKMRILGHTPNAQTFHSMVTGYAAVGGKYHEVTELWGEMKSLASAISMKFDQELLDSVLYTFVRGGFFARANEVVTMMEKENMFVDKYKYRMLFLKYHKTLYKGKAPKIQTESQLKKREAALGFKRWVGLT